The Balaenoptera acutorostrata chromosome 10, mBalAcu1.1, whole genome shotgun sequence genome has a window encoding:
- the BTNL2 gene encoding butyrophilin-like protein 2, which produces MVDFPGYSLSGVVASFFFVLLSMKQSDDFRVIGSAHPTLVMVGEDALLTCQLLPKRTTMHMEVRWYRSELSTPVFLYRDGAEVTEMQMEEYRGRVEWIEDNVTEGSVALKIHNIRPSDHGQYWCRFQEGNYCGETSLLLKVAGLGSDPSIHMDGSVESGLQLVCTAKGWFPEPQISWQDITGEKLLTISKHSIQDEDGLFYVESTLVVRNVSTEIVSCFIHSPTLTEERGSDISIPEKLQTELASLKVIGPSQPILVRVGEDIQLTCSLSPKTDAQSMEVRWVRWHRYPAVYVYMDGDHVAGEQMAEYRGRTVLVSDAINEGRLTLQINNARTSDDGKYQCLFEKDGVYQEADLDLKIIGLGSSPRISMEALKDGETKLRCTSEGWFPQPHVQWRDMEGKTIPSVSQDLTQGSQGLFHVEAFLLVTNSSVVNVTCSISNPLLGEEKMTTFSPSEPGMTFSWKILLILGLLPLVGAVGLIWRKSCRKGNTETFMHIPKEPQRHLQGKHKDLEKVLKSSEVRIRNTCK; this is translated from the exons ATGGTGGATTTTCCAGGATACAGTCTGTCTGGTGTAGTTGCCTCCTTCTTCTTTGTACTGCTCAGCATGAAGCAGTCAG ATGACTTTAGAGTGATTGGTTCTGCCCATCCTACCCTGGTCATGGTCGGGGAAGATGCCCTACTAACCTGTCAGCTCCTCCCCAAGAGGACCACGATGCACATGGAGGTGAGGTGGTACCGCTCAGAGCTCAGCACACCTGTGTTTTTGTATCGGGATGGAGCTGAGGTGACGGAGATGCAGATGGAGGAGTACAGAGGCCGGGTAGAGTGGATAGAGGACAACGTTACTGAGGGAAGTGTGGCTCTGAAGATACACAACATCCGGCCATCTGACCATGGGCAGTACTGGTGCCGTTTCCAAGAGGGAAACTATTGTGGAGAAACAAGCTTGCTGCTTAAAGTAGCAG GTCTGGGGTCTGACCCTTCCATCCACATGGACGGCTCTGTGGAAAGCGGACTCCAGCTTGTGTGCACTGCAAAAGGCTGGTTCCCAGAACCTCAAATTTCTTGGCAAGACATCACGGGAGAAAAGTTGCTGACTATCTCTAAGCATAGCATCCAAGATGAAGATGGCTTGTTCTATGTAGAAAGCACTCTTGTGGTCAGGAATGTCTCTACAGAGATTGTGTCCTGCTTTATCCACAGCCCCACACTCACTGAGGAGAGGGGGTCAGACATCTCCATCCCAG AAAAACTCCAGACAGAGCTGG CTTCCTTAAAAGTGATTGGACCTTCCCAGCCCATCCTTGTCAGAGTGGGAGAAGACATACAATTAACCTGTTCCCTGTCCCCAAAGACTGATGCACAGAGCATGGAGGTGAGGTGGGTGCGATGGCACCGTTATCCTGCTGTTTATGTCTATATGGATGGGGACCACGTGGCTGGAGAGCAGATGGCCGAGTATCGAGGGAGGACTGTATTGGTGAGTGATGCTATCAACGAGGGGAGGCTGACCCTGCAGATAAACAATGCCAGGACTTCAGATGATGGGAAGTACCAGTGCCTTTTTGAAAAAGATGGTGTCTACCAGGAGGCTGATTTGGATCTGAAGATCATAG GTTTGGGTTCTTCGCCTCGGATCTCCATGGAGGCACTGAAGGATGGAGAAACAAAGCTGAGGTGCACTTCAGAAGGGTGGTTCCCACAGCCCCATGTGCAATGGAGGGACATGGAAGGAAAGACAATACCGTCCGTTTCCCAGGACCTGACTCAAGGCAGCCAGGGCCTGTTCCATGTGGAGGCATTTCTACTGGTCACAAACAGCTCTGTTGTGAATGTGACCTGCTCCATCAGCAATCCCCTTCTTGGTGAGGAGAAAATGACAACTTTTTCTCCTTCAG AGCCTGGGATGACTTTTTCATGGAAGATACTGCTTATTTTGGGATTGCTTCCTCTTGTTGGGGCTGTAGGCTTGATCTGGAGGAAGAGCTGTAGAAAAGGTAa CACAGAGACATTCA TGCACATTCCCAA AGAGCCTCAGCGACACCTCCAAGGAAAAC ataaagatttggAAAAAGTCTTAAAATCTTCTGAAGTGAGAATAAGGAATACCTGCAAATGA
- the LOC103008408 gene encoding LOW QUALITY PROTEIN: butyrophilin subfamily 1 member A1-like (The sequence of the model RefSeq protein was modified relative to this genomic sequence to represent the inferred CDS: substituted 1 base at 1 genomic stop codon), giving the protein MVCSLDFSLPRDLFFILLLQVSIWGSDSFLVIRPSEPIVAMLGADTVLPCRVSPAMSVENMEIRWFHSQFSDAVYVYQNGMEQAGEQLVDFKGRAELVKDYITEGRVAVRIHSLRVSDNGMYKCFFEKGSDLEEALLELKVISLGSGPHIFMVGPEDEGIRLKCTGKGWFPQPEIQWADAKGEKIPSLSEDETQDNDGLFQIEASLLVRDSSKTEVSCSMKNPFFGQEQVETIFIPEPFFPRTSPWKIAFVVTLVILGVFVGAVVYLARKERQKKKKLSEVKKEKEKESKAKESFEKELARRKKLYQQDWRKAELXPDWRKEQFKAVVFTLDPATAHPNLILSESRKHIYSKDSVSQNGDGPTHQEQGESQAIFSVLGKIFLTVERQYWEVEVNIGTEVGSRTRWALGVCSDTAKRDGWFVERPEKNFWVVVYKAGEFIFPTSQRKSLSLRQHSCRIGVFLDWDAGNVSFYNMIDGSHIYSFTGITFCGTLRPHFSLQGAGASLTICAASDHTENCPDSSPKTSLTHLNSCDASVPQETNSLLPP; this is encoded by the exons ATGGTGTGTTCCCTGGACTTCTCTCTGCCAAGAGACCTCTTCTTTATCCTGCTTCTCCAGGTGTCCATATGGGGCTCAG ATTCCTTTTTGGTGATTCGTCCCTCGGAGCCCATTGTGGCCATGCTGGGTGCAGACACGGTGCTGCCCTGTCGCGTGTCCCCAGCCATGAGCGTGGAGAATATGGAGATCCGGTGGTTCCACTCCCAGTTCTCAGATGCTGTGTATGTGTATCAGAATGGAATGGAGCAGGCGGGAGAACAACTAGTAGATTTCAAAGGGAGAGCAGAGTTGGTGAAAGACTACATCACTGAGGGAAGAGTAGCTGTGAGAATCCACAGCCTCCGGGTCTCAGACAATGGAATGTACAAGtgtttttttgaaaaaggaagtGATCTTGAAGAAGCCCTTTTGGAGCTAAAGGTGATAA GTTTGGGTTCTGGTCCTCATATTTTCATGGTGGGTCCAGAAGATGAAGGAATAAGGCTGAAGTGCACAGGCAAGGGATGGTTTCCCCAGCCTGAAATACAATGGGCAGATGCAAAGGGAGAGAAGATCCCATCGCTCTCTGAGGACGAGACACAAGATAATGATGGGTTGTTTCAGATTGAGGCATCCCTTCTTGTGAGAGACAGCTCAAAGACAGAAGTGTCCTGTTCCATGAAGAACCCTTTCTTTGGACAAGAGCAAGTGGAAACCATTTTTATCCCAG AACCCTTCTTCCCTAGGACCTCTCCTTGGAAGATAGCATTCGTTGTGACTTTGGTGATACTTGGGGTTTTCGTTGGTGCTGTTGTGTATTTGGCTCGGAAAGAacgacagaaaaagaagaaactatcAGAAgtcaagaaggaaaaggagaaagaaagtaaaGCCAAAG aatCATTTGAGAAAGAGCTCG CCAGAAGGAAGAAATTGTATCAGCAAG aCTGGAGAAAAGCAGAGTTATAGCCTG ACTGGAGAAAGGAACAGTTCAAAGCAG TGGTTTTTACTCTGGATCCAGCCACAGCTCATCCCAACCTCATCTTATCTGAGAGCAGAAAACATATTTATTCAAAAGACAGTGTTTCTCAGAATGGTGATGGCCCAACACACCAAGAGCAAGGGGAGTCTCAAGCCATCTTCAGTGTTCTGGGCAAGATTTTTCTTACTGTGGAGAGACAATACTGGGAAGTAGAAGTAAATATTGGGACAGAAGTTGGATCTAGAACTAGATGGGCTCTGGGTGTTTGCTCAGACACAGCAAAGAGAGACGGGTGGTTTGTAGAACGTCCAGAGAAGAATTTCTGGGTGGTGGTATACAAGGCAGGAGAATTCATATTTCCCACTTCCCAGAGAAAGTCTCTGTCACTGAGGCAGCACTCCTGCAGGATAGGAGTTTTCTTGGACTGGGATGCTGGGAATGTGTCCTTTTACAATATGATCGATGGGTCCCACATCTATTCTTTTACTGGAATCACCTTCTGTGGGACCCTTCGTCCTCATTTTAGCCTTCAGGGTGCTGGCGCATCTTTGACCATCTGTGCAGCTTCAGATCACACTGAAAATTGTCCTGATTCTTCTCCAAAGACCTCTCTAACTCATTTGAATAGTTGTGATGCAAGCGTCCCCCAAGAAACTAACTCCCTATTACCTCCATAA